A portion of the Flavobacteriales bacterium TMED191 genome contains these proteins:
- a CDS encoding TIGR02206 family membrane protein gives MIVHKVIPPFSPEWWICNVITLLLIISTVVIGKSLSIKNKRKLTIGIACLFILEIFFIDFYNIYLGLWSLQDSLPLHLCGIMWFVAIYVLIYKKQWAFEILLFIGMPGGIHSLLTPELTHGDSLIHKIDFFLGHGGLVLAPIYAIIVLKMWPRKSSWLFSFFKLQILVVCVGILNYFLESNYMYLSKPPIADNPLIPDESSFFGVWPYYIVIFEIAVFAHAFIINLPFLIYSTKTKK, from the coding sequence ATGATTGTTCATAAAGTCATCCCTCCTTTTTCTCCAGAATGGTGGATATGTAATGTAATAACACTATTATTAATTATTTCCACAGTTGTAATTGGAAAAAGTTTGTCAATCAAAAATAAAAGGAAACTGACAATAGGAATTGCTTGTTTATTTATACTTGAAATTTTTTTTATCGACTTTTATAATATATATCTAGGTCTATGGTCTTTACAAGATTCTTTGCCTTTACACTTGTGTGGTATAATGTGGTTTGTCGCCATTTACGTGTTAATCTATAAAAAACAATGGGCCTTTGAAATATTATTATTTATTGGTATGCCTGGTGGCATTCATTCTTTATTAACGCCTGAATTAACTCATGGAGACAGCTTAATACATAAAATTGATTTTTTTTTAGGTCACGGAGGACTTGTATTAGCACCAATTTATGCAATTATTGTGCTCAAAATGTGGCCTCGTAAATCATCTTGGTTATTTTCTTTTTTTAAACTTCAAATACTGGTAGTTTGTGTTGGTATTTTAAATTATTTTTTAGAGTCTAATTACATGTACCTTTCTAAACCTCCTATTGCCGACAACCCACTAATTCCAGATGAAAGTTCTTTTTTTGGGGTATGGCCTTACTATATTGTAATTTTTGAAATTGCCGTTTTTGCTCATGCTTTTATTATTAACTTACCTTTCCTAATATATAGTACTAAAACGAAAAAATAA